From Candidatus Atribacteria bacterium ADurb.Bin276, one genomic window encodes:
- the znuC_2 gene encoding High-affinity zinc uptake system ATP-binding protein ZnuC, with amino-acid sequence MRQRLGIAQALMEDPSLLMLDEPTTGLDFAGQDWFHELIWQLQKEGKTILITSHSKEEIASFCDKAYEMAGGQLALIS; translated from the coding sequence ATGCGCCAGCGTTTGGGCATCGCTCAGGCATTGATGGAAGACCCAAGCTTATTGATGTTGGACGAACCGACCACCGGACTGGATTTCGCCGGGCAAGATTGGTTCCACGAGCTGATTTGGCAATTACAAAAGGAAGGCAAAACTATTTTGATCACCAGCCATAGTAAAGAAGAAATAGCCAGCTTTTGCGATAAAGCTTACGAAATGGCTGGAGGGCAATTAGCGCTGATCAGTTGA